In a genomic window of Polypterus senegalus isolate Bchr_013 chromosome 13, ASM1683550v1, whole genome shotgun sequence:
- the LOC120542019 gene encoding M-phase inducer phosphatase 1-A-like yields MQVKRCQRFKGFRSLLPKLMCSSPKVGPPVNRERHRELGDLSNKENVPSRCFAASAALCDQEMQTWEQEASAIAPAIQVTHCDMSPITLEPSSHMEVSAVTDGFSEFLGGYEDAAGTNGSISSSMALLLSDPLMSQGTACGSVLRPARRVRKGLFRSPSMPEKLHRPLLKRPERADELETPMRVKRSRSTSSPIREEADIKTQVMQDPLASCGHWVQRTLKKTLSCDMDIQNILEEDMVPSELIGDFSKVRILPTLSGNHQDLQYIGGETMVSLLCGEFNGLIEKYFIVDCRYPYEYDGGHIKGALNLHKEDDICSFFLASPVTASSAEKRIVLVFHCEFSSERAPKMCRFLRRQDRSANDYPALHYPELYVLKGGYKEFFREYKMWCDPQAYCPMHHQDHKEELLKFRSRSKLLTGARRRREQICKMIKM; encoded by the exons atgcaagttaaaag GTGCCAGCGCTTTAAAGGATTCCGGTCTTTGCTG CCCAAGTTGATGTGCAGCAGTCCGAAAGTCGGCCCTCCTGTGAACAGAGAACGTCATCGAGAGCTGGGAGACCTGAGCAACAAAGAGAAT GTGCCCTCTAGGTGCTTTGCGGCCTCGGCAGCGCTTTGTGACCAGGAGATGCAGACATGGGAGCAGGAGGCCAGTGCCATAGCG CCTGCCATTCAAGTGACCCATTGTGACATGAGTCCCATCACACTGGAGCCATCCTCCCACATGGAGGTCTCTGCAGTCACAGACGGCTTCTCGGAGTTTCTCGGGGGCTACGAGGATGCg GCAGGTACGAATGGGAGCATCTCTTCCAGCATGGCACTGCTGTTGTCGGACCCGCTGATGAGCCAGGGGACGGCTTGTGGCTCG GTGCTCAGACCTGCACGTCGAGTAAGGAAGGGTCTCTTCAGGTCTCCCTCCATGCCTGAAAAGCTCCACCGACCCCTGCTAAAGAGACCGGAGCGGGCAGACGAGCTGGAGACCCCTATGAGGGTGAAGCGCAGCCGGAGCACCAGCAGCCCCATTCGAGAAGAGGCAGATATTAAGACGCAGGTGATGCAAGACCCCCTGGCATCGTGTGGGCACTGGGTGCAG AGAACTCTGAAGAAAACGCTCTCATGTGACATGGACATCCAGAACATTCTGGAGGAGGACATGGTGCCCTCTGAACTCATCGGCGACTTCTCAAAG GTTCGGATCCTCCCTACGCTGAGCGGGAACCACCAAGACCTGCAGTACATCGGCGGCGAGACG ATGGTGTCTCTGCTCTGCGGAGAATTCAACGGCCTCATCGAGAAATATTTCATCGTGGACTGCCGCTACCCCTACGAGTACGATGGAGGACACATCAAG ggggcacttaACCTGCACAAGGAAGACGACATCTGCAGCTTCTTCTTGGCTTCACCGGTGACCGCCAGCTCCGCAGAAAAGCGAATTGTCCTCGTCTTCCACTGTGAATTTTCCTCTGAAAGAGCACCCAAGAT GTGCAGGTTTCTAAGGCGTCAGGACCGCAGCGCCAATGACTACCCGGCTCTCCATTACCCCGAGCTGTACGTCCTCAAGGGGGGCTATAAAGAGTTCTTCCGCGAGTACAAG ATGTGGTGCGACCCCCAGGCCTACTGCCCAATGCATCACCAGGACCACAAGGAGGAGCTGCTCAAGTTCCGCTCCAGGAGTAAACTGCTGACTGGCGCGCGGCGCAGACGAGAGCAGATCTGCAAGATGATCAAGATGTGA